The DNA region GTGGCGATTGCGCGGGCGCTGGCATTGAACCCCAAGCTGATCGTGGCGGATGAGGCGGTTTCGGCGCTGGATGTGAGTGTGCAGGCGCAGGTCCTGAACCTGATGATGGAATTGCAGGCAGAGTTGGGGCTGAGCTATCTTTTTATCAGCCATGACATGGCCGTTGTAGAGCGGGTGTCTCATGACGTGGGGGTGATGTATCTCGGGCGGATTGTGGAAATTGGGCCGCGACGCGCGGTTTTCGAAGATCCGCAGCACCCTTATACGCAGGCACTTATGAAGGCTGTTCCGATTGCGGATCCGAACAAGAGAAAGTCGGAAAAAGACTTGAATTTCAAACCGATACCGTCTCCAATTCATTCGGCGGATTATGTTCCAGAGGCGTCGGCTTACCGAGAGGTCACACCGGGCCATTTCATTTTAACAACTGATAGCGGGTATTGAGTGTGACCAAACGATTGTCTCCATTGGAGTTGATGACGAAGCTGGTGTCTTTCCCGACTGTCTCGCGCGACAGCAATTTGCCGCTGGTGGATTGGGTGGAGGATTATCTGAGCAGCCACGGCATTAAATGCCACAGACATTACCGGGAAGATAACCAGCAGGCCGCGCTTTTCGCCCATGTCGGACCAGAGGTGGATGGCGGGGTGATTCTCTCGGGGCATACCGATGTTGTGCCGGTGGATGGTCAACCCTGGGCCGATGACCCCTTTAAGGTGGTCGAGCGGGATGGCAAATATTTCGGGCGCGGCACCTGTGACATGAAGGGGTTCGATGCGCTGGCGCTGTGGACGCTTGTTGAGGCGCAGCATGGGGACATCAAGCGCCCGCTTCAAATCGCGCTGAGTTATGATGAAGAGGTTGGCTGTACCGGTGCGCCGCCGATGATTGAAGCCATGCAAGGCCGCGTGCCGCGCGCCAGTGCCGTGATCGTGGGGGAACCGTCGACGATGCAGGCGGTGACCGGCCACAAGGGCGGAATCGGGCTGACCACACGTGTGTTCGGGTTCGAGGTTCATTCGAGCCTTGCCCATACCGGGGTGAGCGCCGTGATGGAGGCCGCGCGTCTGATTGACTGGGGCAACCGAGTGAACGCGGAGAACCGTGCGGCCAAGCCTGATGCGATGGCGGCAATGTTCGAGCCACCCTGGACGAATGCCCATGTCGGCACAGTGCATGGTGGAACGGCCAACAACATCACCGCCAAGATGTGCGAATTTGTCATGGGATTCCGAATGGTTCCGAGCGAAAGCGCCGAGATGTGGCGCGCGCGTTATTTGACTGAGGTGCGCCGGATCGAAGCCGAGATGCAGGCGGTGCATCCGCAAGCAAAAATCGAGGTAGAAGACCTGTTCAGTGTTCCGGGGCTGAAACCCGAGGAAAACGGCGAGGCCGAGGCCTTGGTGCGCGCGATTACCGGCGACAACGCCAGCCACGTCGTCAGCTATGGCACCGAGGCCGGGCAGTTTCAGGAGGCGGGCTATTCCGCTGTGATCTGTGGGCCGGGCAATATTGAGCAGGCGCATCAGCCCGACGAATTCATCAGCATCGCGCAATTCGACGCCGGGCATCGCTTTATGCAGCGCTTGCTGGAGCGGCTTAGAGAAGGTTAGGCGAATAATTGGGCGCACTGCTCTCAGCGCTTTCTGGGGCTGGGCATTTGATGAAATGCGGGTTGCACGCCCGGGCGCTTCGCTGTTTGGTGGCACTTGGAAATGGCGTCGCTCTGCATGATCCGGCCTATGGCGGAACGCGGAAACCGTCACGTGAAACCCTTGAGCGAGAGGACATACTATGGCTGTTAAAAACCGTTTGGCCGAGTTGCACGACGAGATCACTGCATGGCGGCGCGATATTCACGAGAATCCCGAGATCCTGTTTGAGACGCATCGCACCAGCGCCTTGGTTGCTGAAAAGCTTCGGGAATTTGGCTGTGACGAGGTGGTGACGGGCATTGGGCGTACCGGGGTTGTCGGGGTGATCAAGGGCGCAACGAATAAGTCTGGTAAGGTTGTGGGCTTGCGCGCGGATATGGACGCGCTGCCTATTCATGAGCAGACCGGAGTAGACTATGCCAGCAAGACGCCGGGGGCGATGCATGCCTGTGGCCACGATGGTCATACCGCGATGTTGTTGGGGGCGGCCAAGTATCTGGCAGAGACGCGGAATTTTGACGGCACAGCGATCGTGATCTTTCAGCCGGCGGAAGAAGGCGGCGGCGGTGGCAAGGAAATGTGTGACGACGGAATGATGAAGCAATTCGGCATTCACGAAGTCTATGGGATGCACAATTGGCCCGGTATGCCGGTGGGTGCATTCTCAATCCGCGAGGGCGCGTTTTTTGCAGCAGCAGATCAATTCGACATCCATTTTGAGGGCAAGGGCGGTCATGCCGCCAAGCCAAATGAGACCATAGACACCACTGTGATGGCGTCGCAGGCCGTGTTGGCGCTGCAGACGATTGCCAGTCGCAGCGCGGACCCGGTTGAACAGATTGTTGTTTCGGTCACGTCGTTTGAGACCTCGTCTCAGGCGTATAATGTTATCCCGCAAAAGGTGCATCTCAAGGGGACTGTGCGGACCCTGAGCGGTGCGGTTCGTGATCTGGCCGAAAAACGGATAAATGAGATTTGTCAGGGGGTTGCGGCGACCTTCGGAGGAACCGTTGTGGTTGATTATCATCGAGGCTATCCGGTGATGGCGAACCACAGCGAACAGACGGAATTTGCCGTTGAGGTGGCCAAGTCAGTTTCTGGCGGGTGTGATGAGGCGCCATTGATCATGGGGGGCGAAGATTTCGCCTTTATGCTGGAAGAGCGGCCAGGGGCCTACATCCTGATGGGTAATGGCGATACGGCGATGGTGCATCACCCGGAATACAACTTCAACGATGAGGCGATTCCGGCGGGATGCTCGTGGTTCGCAGAGGTTGTCGAAAAGCGGATGCCTGCAGCGTAAGTGATTGAAAGAAAAGGGGGGGCAGTTTGCCCGCCCTTTGGTCAACCGCCAGTGTGGCTCATGTGGCGGGTCATTCTTCCCGCCACGTCTTGGCGGGAATAGTCGAAATCATGGCCCTTGGGTTTGAGGGCGATGGCGGCGCGGATTGCATCTTCGAGA from Rhodobacteraceae bacterium LMO-JJ12 includes:
- a CDS encoding M20 family metallopeptidase, whose product is MAVKNRLAELHDEITAWRRDIHENPEILFETHRTSALVAEKLREFGCDEVVTGIGRTGVVGVIKGATNKSGKVVGLRADMDALPIHEQTGVDYASKTPGAMHACGHDGHTAMLLGAAKYLAETRNFDGTAIVIFQPAEEGGGGGKEMCDDGMMKQFGIHEVYGMHNWPGMPVGAFSIREGAFFAAADQFDIHFEGKGGHAAKPNETIDTTVMASQAVLALQTIASRSADPVEQIVVSVTSFETSSQAYNVIPQKVHLKGTVRTLSGAVRDLAEKRINEICQGVAATFGGTVVVDYHRGYPVMANHSEQTEFAVEVAKSVSGGCDEAPLIMGGEDFAFMLEERPGAYILMGNGDTAMVHHPEYNFNDEAIPAGCSWFAEVVEKRMPAA
- the argE gene encoding acetylornithine deacetylase translates to MTKRLSPLELMTKLVSFPTVSRDSNLPLVDWVEDYLSSHGIKCHRHYREDNQQAALFAHVGPEVDGGVILSGHTDVVPVDGQPWADDPFKVVERDGKYFGRGTCDMKGFDALALWTLVEAQHGDIKRPLQIALSYDEEVGCTGAPPMIEAMQGRVPRASAVIVGEPSTMQAVTGHKGGIGLTTRVFGFEVHSSLAHTGVSAVMEAARLIDWGNRVNAENRAAKPDAMAAMFEPPWTNAHVGTVHGGTANNITAKMCEFVMGFRMVPSESAEMWRARYLTEVRRIEAEMQAVHPQAKIEVEDLFSVPGLKPEENGEAEALVRAITGDNASHVVSYGTEAGQFQEAGYSAVICGPGNIEQAHQPDEFISIAQFDAGHRFMQRLLERLREG